Proteins encoded together in one Priestia aryabhattai window:
- a CDS encoding tyrosine-protein phosphatase, with translation MIDLYTNILPNVDKGPRDTTAFLAMAKSLVDQGVTSVVAAPVYDNRDTEQLTIQMHVDAANERLQHSFIPLTILPGQKAIIHDRLVTAFEQNTLITVNRSTKYVLLQIPNQYTFSSTEQILYQLQLKGVVPIISEPERQSVFLENPDQLYELVKKGAIVQLSAGSLIGKNGRKEKKAAFSFINNGLAHVIASGVSADTYESYTLPNAYEIVSKQLGTQALYKFMGNADYVAEGKAIFKEQPERVKKGKILGIF, from the coding sequence GTGATAGATTTATATACGAATATCTTGCCTAATGTAGACAAAGGGCCGCGCGATACGACTGCTTTTTTAGCCATGGCAAAATCCCTGGTTGATCAAGGTGTAACGTCTGTAGTAGCGGCTCCGGTATATGATAATCGAGACACCGAACAACTTACGATTCAAATGCATGTAGACGCAGCGAATGAGCGCTTGCAGCATTCATTTATTCCTCTTACCATTCTTCCTGGACAAAAGGCAATCATTCATGATCGTCTTGTTACAGCGTTTGAACAAAATACACTCATCACGGTTAACCGCTCTACGAAATATGTGCTTTTACAGATTCCAAACCAATACACATTTAGCTCTACTGAACAAATTCTTTATCAGCTTCAATTAAAAGGTGTTGTCCCAATTATTAGTGAGCCGGAACGACAATCGGTATTTCTAGAAAATCCTGATCAGCTTTATGAACTTGTGAAAAAAGGAGCTATTGTTCAGCTGTCCGCAGGCAGCTTAATCGGTAAAAATGGCCGCAAAGAGAAAAAAGCCGCTTTTTCGTTTATTAACAACGGACTGGCTCACGTTATTGCATCAGGGGTAAGTGCTGATACATACGAAAGTTATACATTGCCTAACGCATACGAGATCGTATCTAAACAGCTCGGTACACAAGCTCTTTATAAGTTTATGGGGAATGCTGACTATGTAGCAGAAGGAAAAGCCATCTTTAAAGAACAGCCAGAACGAGTAAAAAAAGGAAAAATACTAGGTATATTTTAG
- a CDS encoding CpsB/CapC family capsule biosynthesis tyrosine phosphatase: MIDIYTHMLPRTANSKQQFVDAAKHLVSQGIKAVATTLNDKETNTSLSLYVKEANQTLKDNNIPLTIVEGTEVVANRTFAESYQRRDAMLASNEKYIVLTIPKQEEADYLKQLVYEIQLNKIVPIISEPECHPYFLEHKNALYKFVKKGAIVQLSSDSIIGKNGKQAKKAAMQFIERNLAHVIASGASLDNYKQHSLRQAYDVITKEKGAETSQLLMQNAEATFNGQGIQTLPPDRIKKTKFLGIF; encoded by the coding sequence GTGATAGATATTTACACCCATATGTTACCCAGAACAGCAAACAGCAAGCAGCAGTTTGTAGATGCTGCTAAACATCTAGTTAGTCAAGGCATAAAAGCAGTAGCGACGACTTTAAATGATAAAGAAACGAATACTTCTCTTTCTCTTTATGTTAAAGAAGCAAACCAAACATTAAAAGATAATAATATCCCTCTTACGATTGTTGAAGGAACGGAAGTGGTGGCGAACCGTACGTTTGCAGAATCTTATCAACGCCGTGATGCTATGCTTGCTTCAAATGAAAAATATATCGTGTTAACCATTCCTAAACAGGAAGAAGCGGATTATCTTAAACAGCTGGTATATGAAATTCAGCTAAATAAAATTGTTCCGATTATTAGCGAACCTGAATGTCACCCATACTTTTTAGAACATAAAAACGCATTGTATAAATTTGTTAAAAAAGGAGCTATTGTACAATTATCTTCAGATAGTATTATTGGTAAAAACGGCAAGCAAGCTAAAAAAGCTGCGATGCAGTTTATTGAACGTAACCTTGCCCATGTGATTGCTTCTGGTGCAAGCTTGGATAACTACAAGCAGCATTCACTGCGTCAAGCTTATGATGTAATCACAAAAGAAAAAGGAGCTGAGACATCTCAGCTGCTGATGCAAAACGCAGAAGCTACATTTAATGGTCAAGGCATTCAAACTTTACCGCCTGACCGCATCAAAAAAACAAAATTCCTAGGAATCTTTTAA
- a CDS encoding tyrosine-protein phosphatase has product MIDIHTYILPNIDSGPEEVDGFLKMARSLADQGVQSVVATPLYDSDQEFMKHHLFLYVNAANEWLTNSYIPLQVLPGQLVPLSPQLLRNYERNQLLTLNHTDKYLFLSLPEFDVPPYFENILYDLQAKGIVPILRSPECHPIFRDHPERLYELVKKGVLVQLSAASILGLNGKKEKKAAWTFIKYRLAHVIASGVHARNYHDYSLSKAYDYISDMYGASELYFFIENAEAIIDGRPVHQLEPEPMKKFSLFKLFG; this is encoded by the coding sequence GTGATTGATATTCATACGTACATATTGCCTAATATCGATAGCGGACCTGAGGAAGTAGACGGCTTTTTGAAGATGGCACGTTCGTTAGCGGATCAAGGCGTTCAGTCCGTGGTCGCCACTCCGCTTTATGATAGCGATCAAGAGTTTATGAAACACCATTTATTTCTCTATGTAAATGCAGCTAATGAATGGCTCACAAATTCATATATTCCTCTTCAAGTATTACCAGGTCAACTTGTCCCTTTATCGCCTCAGCTTCTGCGAAACTATGAGCGAAATCAGCTTCTCACGCTTAATCACACCGATAAATATTTGTTTCTTTCACTGCCTGAGTTTGATGTCCCACCTTATTTTGAAAACATACTGTATGATCTTCAAGCAAAAGGCATTGTGCCTATTCTTCGTTCACCAGAATGTCATCCGATTTTCCGAGATCACCCTGAGCGTTTGTATGAGCTGGTGAAAAAAGGTGTACTCGTTCAGCTAAGCGCCGCTAGTATTCTCGGTTTAAATGGAAAAAAAGAAAAGAAAGCGGCATGGACATTTATTAAATACCGCTTAGCCCACGTGATTGCCTCTGGCGTTCATGCTCGAAATTACCACGACTATTCACTTTCAAAAGCGTATGATTACATTTCCGATATGTATGGTGCTTCAGAACTTTATTTTTTTATTGAAAATGCAGAGGCTATTATTGACGGTCGTCCGGTTCATCAATTGGAGCCTGAGCCGATGAAAAAATTTAGTTTATTTAAATTATTCGGCTGA